From a single Bacillus gobiensis genomic region:
- the gnd gene encoding phosphogluconate dehydrogenase (NAD(+)-dependent, decarboxylating) codes for MKVGLIGLGKMGLNIGKNLIDLKHEVTAFDLNQRAVEEMEKYGAKGTSSLLELVQSLEQPRVLWLMVPHTVVDSVINELTPLLNNGDIVIEAGNSHYKESINRYNRLKQYGVSFMDVGTSGGMEGARNGACYMVGGDPESWNVVETIFRDTAIENGYLYAGKAGSGHFLKMVHNGIEYGMMAAIGEGFDVLEKSEFDYDYEKVARVWNNGSVIRSWLMELTERAFSKDEKLEEIKGIMHSSGEGKWTVETALDLQTATPVIALSLLMRYRSLEVDTFTGKVVAALRNEFGGHAVEKVRIR; via the coding sequence ATGAAGGTCGGTTTAATCGGTTTAGGAAAAATGGGATTGAACATAGGTAAGAATTTAATTGATCTTAAGCATGAAGTCACGGCTTTTGATCTAAATCAACGGGCTGTAGAAGAAATGGAAAAGTACGGAGCTAAAGGTACTTCTAGTTTGTTAGAGCTTGTTCAATCATTAGAGCAGCCAAGAGTTCTTTGGTTAATGGTTCCCCATACAGTTGTTGATTCAGTGATTAATGAACTTACGCCATTATTAAATAATGGGGACATCGTCATTGAAGCAGGGAATTCTCACTACAAGGAATCCATTAACCGGTACAATCGGTTAAAGCAATATGGTGTTAGCTTTATGGATGTTGGAACATCCGGCGGGATGGAAGGTGCCCGTAACGGAGCTTGTTACATGGTTGGTGGCGATCCTGAATCTTGGAATGTTGTAGAAACTATTTTCCGTGACACTGCAATAGAAAACGGATATTTATATGCAGGAAAAGCAGGAAGCGGTCACTTTCTAAAAATGGTCCATAATGGGATTGAATATGGGATGATGGCTGCTATTGGTGAAGGGTTTGATGTTTTAGAGAAAAGCGAATTTGATTATGACTACGAAAAAGTGGCAAGAGTATGGAACAATGGGTCAGTGATTCGTTCATGGCTCATGGAGTTAACAGAGCGGGCCTTTTCTAAAGATGAAAAATTAGAAGAAATAAAAGGGATTATGCATTCTTCAGGTGAAGGGAAATGGACTGTTGAAACAGCTCTCGATCTACAAACAGCCACGCCTGTTATTGCTTTGTCCCTATTAATGCGTTACCGCTCTTTGGAAGTTGATACCTTTACAGGAAAAGTAGTAGCTGCTCTACGTAATGAATTCGGAGGACATGCTGTAGAAAAAGTGAGAATACGATAA
- a CDS encoding ATP-binding protein: MRLKNYFFINALKDWTDAMIESIEQVSYHILVMILPMVIYHLFIKEDKLNRKKFISFLFGTLFISLFLTMTNPVLFSDGYHYDFRVIPIIIAFLYDGVKPGVMLVGLMLMYRYWFGGNGFYVTLVNYFIAAVALILISRNFSSYPLRKKLYSISLFFWGIAFTRAISLLLLNELAQLISMMLFSFLTYVTLLILVLIIENLDIQIVYKKQIIDSERLNTISQLAASVAHEVRNPMTSVKGFLQLMKTNDNLNEKQMKYIAISLEELKRTEGVINDYLSLAKPGKEVKEEIQISFEVQSAIDIITSYTNTHNIAIFSSIEEGLFIKGNRSELKQALLNIMKNGVEAIDSNGTLTINTYKKNNNVCIEIIDNGIGMTKKQIQNLGTPYYSTKIKGTGVGLTITYNIIKEMNGTISVTSKKDVGTTFCIELPLLMINATAVYDKAEVL; this comes from the coding sequence ATGAGACTAAAGAATTATTTTTTCATTAATGCTCTAAAAGACTGGACTGATGCAATGATCGAGTCAATCGAACAGGTTTCCTACCATATTTTAGTCATGATCCTACCAATGGTTATTTACCATTTATTCATCAAAGAAGACAAACTTAATAGGAAGAAATTCATTTCTTTTTTGTTTGGAACATTGTTCATTTCTCTGTTTTTAACCATGACAAATCCAGTATTATTTTCTGATGGTTACCATTATGATTTTCGGGTTATTCCGATCATCATTGCTTTCTTGTATGACGGGGTGAAGCCAGGTGTAATGCTTGTGGGGCTCATGCTTATGTATCGTTATTGGTTTGGAGGGAATGGTTTTTATGTTACGTTGGTTAATTATTTCATTGCAGCAGTGGCTCTTATTTTAATTAGCAGAAACTTTTCTTCTTATCCTTTGAGGAAAAAATTATATAGCATTAGTCTCTTTTTCTGGGGAATTGCGTTCACAAGAGCAATCAGCCTGCTATTGTTAAACGAGCTGGCACAACTGATTTCCATGATGCTTTTCTCCTTCCTGACTTATGTAACTCTCTTAATCCTTGTACTCATCATTGAAAATTTAGATATTCAAATCGTTTATAAAAAACAAATTATCGACTCAGAGAGACTGAATACGATCAGTCAGTTGGCAGCTTCGGTTGCCCATGAGGTAAGAAATCCGATGACATCTGTCAAAGGTTTTTTGCAATTGATGAAAACGAACGACAATTTAAATGAAAAGCAGATGAAGTATATTGCTATTTCTTTAGAAGAATTGAAAAGAACAGAGGGAGTCATTAACGATTATTTATCTTTAGCCAAACCAGGCAAAGAGGTGAAAGAAGAGATACAAATCTCCTTTGAAGTCCAATCGGCAATAGATATAATTACCTCCTATACTAATACTCATAATATTGCTATCTTTTCATCAATTGAGGAAGGACTGTTTATTAAAGGAAATAGAAGTGAATTGAAGCAGGCTCTATTAAATATTATGAAAAACGGGGTAGAGGCCATAGATTCAAATGGCACGTTAACGATAAATACGTATAAAAAAAATAATAATGTGTGTATTGAAATTATTGATAACGGGATAGGCATGACAAAAAAACAAATCCAGAATCTCGGCACGCCATACTATTCAACAAAAATCAAAGGAACCGGAGTCGGTTTAACTATCACTTACAATATTATTAAAGAAATGAACGGTACGATTTCAGTCACCAGCAAAAAGGATGTAGGAACCACTTTTTGTATCGAATTGCCTTTATTAATGATTAATGCAACTGCTGTTTATGACAAGGCCGAAGTATTATGA
- a CDS encoding Lrp/AsnC family transcriptional regulator: MDQLDVKLLQLLQEDGRITISELSKRLALSRPSISERIAKLQESGVIEGFGARISPAKLGKDTLMIIRITGLQVTPQKFESFIQEQEEIIECHRVTGEVSYFMKAAVSGIGAMGLLIDRLIPYGIPNTSIIISSPVPFRHMLPEEG, encoded by the coding sequence GTGGATCAATTGGACGTGAAATTGCTGCAGCTTTTGCAGGAGGATGGGCGGATTACAATAAGTGAGCTTTCCAAACGATTGGCATTAAGCAGGCCGAGCATTTCAGAACGAATAGCCAAGCTGCAAGAGAGCGGGGTAATTGAAGGCTTTGGCGCAAGAATTTCTCCAGCAAAACTGGGAAAGGATACATTGATGATTATTCGGATCACAGGGCTTCAGGTAACTCCGCAAAAATTTGAAAGCTTTATTCAAGAGCAGGAAGAAATCATAGAGTGCCACCGGGTGACTGGCGAGGTATCTTATTTTATGAAAGCAGCTGTCAGCGGAATCGGTGCCATGGGACTGCTTATCGACCGGTTGATTCCTTACGGGATTCCGAATACGTCGATTATTATTTCATCACCTGTTCCATTTCGTCACATGCTGCCTGAAGAGGGTTGA
- a CDS encoding YitT family protein, with product MRKLSYIILGCIITALGVIILRHSHLITGGTAGLSLNLSYFFHLPFAVIFFVINLPFYLFSIIQMGWRFTLMTLFSVSLLSVLTWFDAFLPGFTIPLLFGAIIGGLFIGFGLTLLFKNGASLGGANIMALFLQRKYGWNPGKVNLIFDMVVVCSGMYTVGFSNGLSSILSIVTTSIVISCYKHQISSGNVQRKPAIQPGVTTMQN from the coding sequence GTGAGAAAGCTTTCATATATAATATTGGGATGCATAATAACTGCTTTGGGAGTTATCATATTGAGACATTCTCATTTAATCACAGGCGGTACAGCAGGGCTCTCCCTAAATCTGTCCTACTTTTTTCACCTTCCGTTTGCCGTTATTTTCTTCGTTATTAATTTACCTTTTTATTTGTTTTCCATCATACAAATGGGCTGGCGATTTACGTTAATGACTCTTTTTTCTGTATCCTTATTATCAGTGCTAACATGGTTCGACGCTTTTCTTCCGGGATTTACGATTCCGCTGCTTTTTGGCGCCATAATAGGCGGGCTTTTCATCGGATTTGGACTCACTTTACTGTTTAAAAATGGGGCATCTCTTGGCGGGGCAAATATAATGGCATTATTTTTACAAAGAAAATACGGCTGGAATCCTGGCAAAGTTAACTTGATATTTGATATGGTTGTCGTTTGCAGTGGTATGTACACAGTAGGATTCAGCAATGGACTATCCTCGATTCTATCGATCGTTACTACATCAATCGTCATTAGCTGTTATAAACATCAAATTTCCTCAGGAAATGTTCAAAGGAAACCTGCTATACAGCCTGGAGTGACTACAATGCAGAACTAA
- a CDS encoding trypsin-like serine peptidase, translated as MLKKLNVSLFLATVFLLVSLILPLTSFASTTDTVPVFDDRDLPVSSDGKEVSKEKMQEFKRTMGEKSSSPPFEGTGKLNPTMDESYDENEKPNSPEEIDTNVVIGTDNRTRVNPTTTYPNRTVTFLDVKYPKAPGSYRCTGFFIDPDTVATAGHCVHDKSKGGWATSITVIPGKTGRSNPFSYTMGTTFYSVKGWTENENSDYDYGAIKVAKSLGNTVGWLGYSWQLSSLNGTGVILQGYPVDKPMGTMWEHSGSIQWSLSNRIGYHIDTHGGQSGAPVYKSTNHAVGIHSGGYSSYYNVGTRITEAKFDNLSYWKGL; from the coding sequence ATGTTAAAAAAGCTAAATGTTAGTCTGTTTTTGGCCACCGTTTTCTTGCTAGTTTCATTGATTTTACCCCTTACATCTTTTGCTTCTACCACTGACACCGTACCGGTTTTTGATGATCGTGATCTCCCTGTATCGAGTGATGGGAAAGAAGTATCGAAAGAAAAAATGCAAGAATTTAAGAGAACAATGGGAGAGAAAAGTTCTTCCCCTCCTTTTGAAGGAACAGGAAAATTAAACCCTACTATGGATGAATCCTATGATGAAAACGAAAAACCAAACTCTCCTGAAGAAATCGACACAAACGTAGTTATCGGAACAGATAACAGAACAAGAGTCAATCCCACTACAACATATCCCAATAGAACAGTTACATTCCTTGATGTAAAGTACCCTAAAGCTCCTGGTTCTTATCGATGCACAGGATTTTTTATAGACCCTGATACAGTCGCTACGGCCGGCCATTGTGTACATGACAAAAGTAAAGGCGGCTGGGCAACATCTATAACAGTTATTCCAGGCAAAACCGGCAGGAGTAATCCATTTAGCTATACTATGGGAACCACTTTTTACTCTGTAAAAGGCTGGACAGAAAACGAAAATTCTGACTATGACTATGGAGCGATCAAAGTTGCAAAAAGTTTAGGGAACACAGTTGGATGGTTAGGTTATAGTTGGCAATTGTCATCCCTTAATGGAACCGGAGTAATTCTTCAGGGATATCCAGTTGATAAACCTATGGGTACAATGTGGGAGCATTCTGGGAGCATACAGTGGTCTTTATCGAATCGGATTGGATATCATATTGATACGCATGGTGGTCAAAGTGGAGCCCCTGTATACAAGTCAACTAATCATGCAGTCGGGATTCATTCAGGGGGTTATTCATCCTATTACAACGTAGGCACTCGAATTACAGAGGCTAAGTTTGATAATTTAAGCTACTGGAAGGGGTTATAA
- a CDS encoding DUF2606 family protein: MLKFISNCLLFTLFFVLISACSSANNKEEEQPVMATVTINVSDKDNKPLKNIKVTEDLHTSNDIGHEIGTTDKDGNIKWETQTGKYDVILYDVKAGNDSEHTINITEDTTTIHLVYKS, encoded by the coding sequence ATGTTAAAATTCATCTCGAATTGTCTACTCTTCACTTTGTTCTTTGTACTCATTTCTGCTTGCAGCAGTGCCAATAATAAAGAAGAGGAACAGCCCGTTATGGCAACAGTTACTATTAATGTGAGCGATAAAGACAATAAACCGCTAAAAAATATAAAAGTAACAGAAGATTTGCATACCAGCAATGACATTGGGCATGAGATCGGTACTACTGATAAAGATGGAAACATTAAGTGGGAGACACAGACTGGGAAATATGATGTCATTCTATATGACGTAAAAGCTGGAAATGATTCTGAGCACACGATTAATATAACAGAAGATACCACAACAATTCATTTGGTTTATAAATCATAA
- a CDS encoding MFS transporter produces the protein MALSTPLKKQPLVKKQETVYYVLFVIGICHLLNDSLQAVIPAMFPILERSMNLTFTQLGFIAFALNMISSVMQPLIGWYTDKRPVPYALPIGLSSSMFGILGLAFAPNFETILLCVVFIGIGSAVFHPEGSRVAFLAAGPRRGLAQSIYQVGGNTGQALAPLITALVLVPFGQLGAAYFTLVAALAVIFLMYIAKWYSFKLDTISKEPKKIKKTKAGSGANRKSIRFALVIIIFIIFARSWYISSISNFYAFYAIEKYGLSIPESQGYVFLFLIAGAVGTFLGGPFADRFGKRTVIIASLASSVPLALALPFAGPALAYILIAVIGLFLMSSFSVTVVYAQELIPGKIGMMSGQTVGLAFGMGAIGSVALGLIIDTFGLTATMISIALLPILGTAAFMLPSDQKLSEWQKA, from the coding sequence ATGGCTTTATCGACACCTTTAAAAAAACAACCGCTCGTTAAAAAACAAGAAACAGTATATTATGTATTATTTGTCATTGGGATCTGCCATTTATTAAATGACTCGCTGCAAGCGGTTATTCCAGCTATGTTTCCTATTCTAGAACGTTCAATGAACCTGACATTCACCCAGCTGGGCTTTATTGCTTTTGCATTAAATATGATTTCGTCTGTCATGCAGCCTTTGATCGGCTGGTATACGGATAAACGGCCTGTTCCTTACGCTCTGCCGATAGGCCTTTCAAGCAGCATGTTTGGCATCCTCGGCCTGGCTTTTGCCCCGAACTTTGAAACAATATTGCTCTGTGTCGTTTTCATCGGAATAGGTTCTGCCGTTTTTCATCCTGAAGGCTCCCGAGTCGCTTTTTTGGCGGCCGGTCCGCGGAGAGGACTGGCGCAGTCCATTTATCAAGTCGGCGGAAATACAGGACAGGCACTGGCACCGTTAATAACCGCACTCGTGTTAGTGCCATTCGGACAGCTTGGAGCCGCATATTTCACCTTAGTCGCCGCTCTTGCTGTCATCTTTCTAATGTATATTGCCAAATGGTATTCATTCAAGCTGGACACGATTTCAAAAGAACCGAAGAAAATAAAGAAGACCAAGGCAGGCTCCGGTGCAAATAGAAAATCGATTCGATTTGCACTTGTTATCATTATTTTTATTATCTTCGCCCGTTCTTGGTACATAAGCTCAATTTCCAATTTTTACGCGTTCTATGCAATAGAAAAATACGGCTTAAGTATTCCCGAATCGCAAGGTTATGTATTTTTGTTTTTAATTGCAGGAGCTGTCGGAACCTTTTTAGGTGGTCCTTTTGCAGATCGTTTTGGCAAGCGCACGGTAATTATTGCTTCTTTAGCCAGCTCCGTTCCGCTTGCATTGGCGCTTCCTTTTGCAGGACCTGCTCTTGCTTATATTTTAATTGCCGTTATTGGCCTATTCTTAATGTCGAGCTTTTCTGTCACTGTTGTTTATGCACAGGAGTTGATTCCCGGAAAAATCGGCATGATGTCGGGGCAGACGGTTGGTCTTGCATTTGGGATGGGCGCCATCGGATCAGTCGCCCTTGGCTTGATTATTGATACATTCGGTCTTACAGCAACGATGATATCGATTGCACTTTTACCTATCCTCGGCACCGCTGCCTTTATGCTTCCAAGCGACCAAAAGCTGAGTGAGTGGCAAAAAGCTTAA
- a CDS encoding class I SAM-dependent methyltransferase has protein sequence MKKGESSLTSLVSAFSRAYHSQFDTPIIFNDFIAKDLISQKEFNDIKENMIQGIQFFNKEIAEKYKGNTEEILKWITQIQLSPTPLARAAYCEKVLLHEVMLGLKQYVILGAGLDTFCFRHPELKNRLEIFEIDHPATQEFKKTRLDKANLEIPSNLHFAPMDFTKEFSYQNLIDEGFDNKKTFFSLLGVSYYLTKEENSSLIDHLFAEVPQGSSIVFDYADEKLFNEKGISNRVENMVKMASASGEPMKSCFSYDEMENMLEKSGLLIYEHLSPAKINELYFDDRKDYLTAFETIHYIHAVKK, from the coding sequence ATGAAAAAAGGCGAGTCCAGTTTAACTTCATTAGTATCAGCTTTTAGCAGAGCTTATCATAGTCAATTCGATACCCCCATCATCTTTAATGACTTTATAGCCAAAGATTTAATTTCACAAAAAGAATTTAATGACATCAAAGAGAATATGATTCAAGGCATCCAGTTCTTTAACAAAGAAATAGCTGAAAAATATAAGGGAAATACAGAAGAAATATTAAAATGGATTACTCAGATTCAGCTTTCACCAACGCCATTGGCACGCGCTGCGTATTGCGAAAAAGTATTACTTCATGAAGTTATGTTAGGATTAAAACAATATGTCATACTTGGTGCTGGCTTAGATACTTTTTGTTTCCGACATCCAGAATTGAAAAACCGCTTAGAAATATTTGAAATTGATCATCCAGCAACACAGGAATTTAAAAAGACCAGGCTGGATAAAGCTAATTTAGAAATCCCGAGTAATCTGCATTTTGCTCCTATGGACTTCACCAAAGAGTTTTCTTATCAAAATCTAATAGATGAAGGGTTTGATAACAAAAAAACTTTCTTTAGTCTTTTAGGTGTTTCTTATTATTTAACTAAAGAGGAAAATTCAAGCTTGATAGATCATTTATTTGCCGAAGTCCCACAGGGGAGTTCCATAGTTTTTGATTATGCAGACGAAAAATTATTTAATGAAAAAGGAATCTCTAATCGAGTGGAAAACATGGTAAAAATGGCATCAGCAAGCGGAGAACCAATGAAATCGTGTTTTTCTTATGATGAAATGGAGAATATGTTAGAAAAATCAGGTTTACTCATTTATGAACATCTATCACCGGCTAAAATTAATGAGCTTTATTTTGACGATCGAAAAGATTACTTAACAGCCTTTGAAACCATCCATTACATTCATGCTGTAAAAAAATAA
- a CDS encoding amino acid permease encodes MSSLFRKKPIQTLLAQSQNKSLDRSLSLFDLILLGVGVVIGTGIFVITGVVAAESAGPSIIISFILAGLACALAAFCYAEFSSSIPVSGSVYTYTYATLGELIAFLIGWDLMLEYVIAMSAVAAGWSSYFQSLLAGFHILLPDSLTSAPGSERGGIFNLPAAVIILLITFIVSRGVKESTKFNNIIVILKIAIILLFVVVGIFYVKPENWTPFMPFGVDGIVVSAATVFFAYLGFDVIANASEEVKNPQKSMPIGIIASLAICTALYMLVSFILTGMVKYTKLNVDYPVTFALEQVGQNMVAGIISLGALIGITTVILALVFAQVRLTYAMSRDGLLPGLFSKVHNRYKTPFANTWLTGFVAAGIAGFIDLSTLAHLVNMGTLAAFTLISIAVIVLRVKQPELKSSFRVPFVPVFPIVSAGLCLFLAYSLPGITWISFIIWIAAGAIVYFLYSRRHSALIDNKAD; translated from the coding sequence ATGAGCTCGCTTTTTCGTAAAAAACCAATACAAACCTTATTGGCACAAAGCCAAAATAAAAGCTTGGACCGCTCACTCTCCCTATTTGATTTAATCTTGCTCGGGGTCGGAGTTGTCATCGGAACCGGCATTTTTGTAATTACCGGGGTTGTTGCAGCTGAGAGTGCAGGGCCGTCAATTATTATTTCGTTTATTTTAGCAGGTCTTGCGTGTGCATTAGCTGCTTTTTGCTATGCGGAATTTTCGTCATCGATTCCTGTGTCCGGCAGCGTGTACACTTATACCTATGCCACTCTCGGCGAATTAATCGCCTTTCTGATCGGCTGGGATTTAATGCTGGAATACGTCATTGCCATGTCTGCAGTTGCAGCTGGCTGGTCTTCTTATTTTCAATCGCTACTTGCCGGATTCCATATTTTACTACCTGACAGTCTCACGTCGGCTCCAGGATCAGAAAGAGGAGGCATTTTTAACCTCCCGGCAGCGGTTATTATTTTGCTTATCACCTTTATCGTCAGCCGCGGTGTTAAAGAAAGTACAAAATTCAATAACATTATCGTAATATTGAAAATCGCAATTATTTTATTATTTGTAGTAGTTGGGATATTCTACGTCAAACCCGAAAACTGGACGCCATTTATGCCATTTGGAGTAGACGGAATTGTCGTTAGTGCAGCGACGGTGTTCTTTGCCTATCTCGGCTTTGATGTCATAGCCAATGCATCGGAGGAAGTGAAAAACCCCCAGAAATCCATGCCGATTGGAATTATCGCATCGCTGGCCATTTGTACAGCTCTTTATATGCTGGTTTCTTTCATTCTCACCGGAATGGTCAAGTATACAAAGCTAAATGTAGACTATCCGGTCACATTTGCGCTTGAACAAGTGGGCCAAAACATGGTTGCGGGCATTATCTCTTTAGGTGCCCTTATTGGGATTACTACCGTTATCCTGGCATTGGTCTTCGCCCAGGTACGCCTGACTTATGCGATGAGCAGGGACGGTTTGCTCCCGGGCTTATTTTCAAAGGTACACAACAGATATAAAACACCTTTTGCAAATACGTGGCTAACCGGTTTCGTAGCGGCAGGGATTGCAGGGTTTATTGACCTGTCTACCCTTGCACATCTCGTAAATATGGGAACACTCGCTGCATTTACTTTAATCTCAATTGCGGTCATCGTACTGCGAGTGAAGCAGCCTGAACTAAAGTCCTCATTCAGAGTTCCGTTTGTTCCTGTCTTTCCAATTGTGAGTGCAGGGCTTTGCCTGTTTCTAGCTTATAGCCTGCCGGGCATCACATGGATATCCTTCATCATTTGGATTGCCGCAGGAGCGATTGTATATTTTCTATATTCTAGAAGGCACAGTGCTTTAATTGACAATAAAGCAGATTGA
- a CDS encoding ABC-F family ATP-binding cassette domain-containing protein, whose product MSIIKAEGLYKTYGEKTIFDHLSFHIEEKERIGLIGANGSGKSTLLKVIAGFDSTEQGEINKAGQPSIEYLGQEPVFDENETVLAYIFSGNHPIIAAMREYEAAVQMITEHPDDSKIQDRLFSAQEKMDQLDAWDANTAAKTILTKLGITEFSRKVTMLSGGQKKRVAIARALIQPADLLLLDEPTNHLDHETIEWLEMYLSNYSGSILLVTHDRYFLNRVTNRIYELERGQLYTYKGNYEVFLEKRAEREQVAVQSEAKRQNLLRRELAWLRRGAKARSTKQKARIQRVEDLQEQNGPVTTGAVDFAIGSNRLGNQVIEAEDISLSFGSKTIISDFQELVIPGDRIGIIGPNGTGKTTLLNLLAGRLVPDEGSITIGQTVKIGYYTQDHEEMNESLRIIDYVKDTAEIVKTSDGQVITAEQMLERFLFPRSTQRTFIHKLSGGERRRLYLLNVLMGEPNVLFLDEPTNDLDTETLSILEDYLEQFPGVVITVSHDRYFLDRVAERLLVFEEEGTIKNFFGSYSEWLEKSREEKKSISPEAKAQPKQPERKKQKKKLSYNEQIEWDGIEDKIAELESKLEEIGREIAGAGSDYDKIQTLMNEQRAVETSLEEAMDRWTELSLKIEEMNQ is encoded by the coding sequence ATGAGTATCATAAAAGCAGAAGGATTATACAAAACATACGGTGAAAAAACGATATTCGACCATCTATCTTTTCATATTGAAGAGAAAGAACGCATCGGTTTGATCGGGGCAAACGGAAGCGGAAAATCAACACTGTTAAAGGTGATTGCCGGGTTTGATTCAACAGAACAAGGAGAAATCAATAAAGCGGGGCAGCCGTCTATCGAATATTTAGGGCAGGAGCCGGTTTTTGACGAGAATGAAACTGTGCTGGCGTATATTTTTTCCGGAAATCATCCAATCATAGCGGCGATGAGAGAGTATGAAGCAGCAGTGCAAATGATCACAGAGCATCCTGATGACAGCAAAATTCAGGATCGACTTTTTTCAGCCCAAGAAAAAATGGATCAGCTGGATGCCTGGGATGCAAATACTGCAGCAAAAACAATTTTGACAAAGCTTGGAATCACTGAATTTTCTAGAAAAGTAACGATGCTTTCAGGCGGACAAAAAAAACGGGTGGCCATTGCCAGGGCGCTCATTCAGCCTGCTGATTTATTGCTTCTGGACGAGCCGACGAACCATTTGGATCATGAAACGATCGAATGGCTCGAGATGTATTTGAGCAATTATTCAGGATCGATTTTACTCGTAACCCATGATCGTTACTTTTTGAACCGTGTCACCAATCGGATTTATGAATTGGAACGAGGTCAGCTTTATACGTATAAAGGAAACTACGAGGTGTTTTTGGAAAAACGTGCGGAGCGGGAACAGGTGGCTGTACAAAGTGAAGCGAAACGGCAAAATCTTTTGAGAAGAGAGCTCGCATGGCTCAGACGAGGAGCAAAAGCCCGTTCTACGAAACAGAAAGCAAGGATTCAGAGAGTGGAAGACCTGCAGGAACAAAACGGTCCTGTAACAACTGGTGCCGTCGACTTTGCGATTGGATCGAACAGGCTGGGCAACCAAGTAATAGAAGCAGAGGACATCAGCCTCAGCTTTGGCAGCAAGACAATAATCTCTGATTTTCAAGAGCTTGTCATTCCTGGAGACCGAATTGGCATCATCGGGCCGAATGGAACCGGGAAAACAACACTATTAAATCTGTTGGCAGGCCGGCTGGTTCCTGATGAAGGAAGCATCACGATCGGACAGACGGTCAAGATTGGCTATTATACTCAGGATCATGAAGAAATGAATGAAAGCTTGAGAATCATAGATTACGTGAAAGATACAGCTGAAATCGTAAAAACGTCGGACGGTCAAGTCATCACAGCAGAGCAGATGCTGGAACGCTTCCTTTTCCCGCGATCCACACAGAGAACGTTTATTCATAAGCTTTCCGGCGGCGAGAGACGCAGGCTGTATTTGTTAAACGTTCTAATGGGAGAGCCGAACGTTCTGTTTTTAGACGAACCAACTAACGATCTGGATACGGAAACACTTAGTATACTTGAGGACTATTTAGAGCAGTTTCCCGGCGTTGTGATTACTGTTTCCCACGATCGTTATTTTTTAGACAGGGTTGCCGAACGCCTCCTCGTCTTTGAAGAAGAAGGCACAATCAAGAACTTTTTCGGCTCCTACAGTGAGTGGCTGGAGAAATCCAGAGAAGAGAAAAAATCAATCAGTCCGGAAGCAAAAGCTCAGCCGAAACAGCCTGAGCGAAAAAAACAAAAGAAAAAGCTTTCCTACAATGAACAAATCGAATGGGACGGCATCGAAGATAAAATTGCGGAACTTGAGAGTAAGCTGGAGGAAATTGGCCGTGAGATCGCTGGAGCGGGAAGCGACTACGATAAAATTCAAACGCTCATGAACGAACAACGTGCGGTTGAAACCAGCTTAGAAGAAGCCATGGACCGCTGGACAGAGCTGTCTTTGAAGATTGAGGAGATGAATCAATAA